In Dermacentor andersoni chromosome 4, qqDerAnde1_hic_scaffold, whole genome shotgun sequence, the following proteins share a genomic window:
- the LOC126536463 gene encoding uncharacterized protein: MATVPLNITVPMTGPSCRSALLRRYAISRQLFAFPDFVQTEYCQEPCDEEFQAKHTMSPTNKSFFGQMSIEKAEDEETVELDVAEFKRVERPGTNIKLICPGVSGPGVAVTWFHNGSKLRPTWSRVSLSAASQQVLFKPLKERDAGIYECTVMGVKMGHLELYVKKAKEIRVLGMSDASWFTLVTVLANFCAYLAVVSANWNQHYKRLEIQDYLATKRAERQQVS; this comes from the exons ATGGCTACG GTTCCGCTGAACATCACCGTGCCGATGACGGGGCCAAGCTGCAGGTCCGCGCTGTTACGCCGATACGCCATCTCGCGGCAGCTGTTCGCGTTTCCGGACTTCGTTCAAACCGAATACTGCCAGGAGCCATGCG ACGAAGAATTCCAGGCGAAGCACACCATGTCACCGACCAACAAGTCTTTCTTCGGTCAAATGAGCATTGAGAAGGCCGAAGACGAGGAGACTGTCGAACTGGATGTCGCCGAGTTCAAAAGAGTTGAGCGGCCTGGAACGAACATCAAGCTGATCTGTCCTGG CGTGTCGGGCCCCGGTGTGGCGGTGACGTGGTTCCACAACGGCTCTAAGCTTCGCCCTACGTGGAGCCGGGTGTCCCTGAGCGCTGCGAGCCAGCAGGTGTTGTTCAAGCCACTCAAGGAACGCGACGCGGGCATCTACGAGTGCACGGTCATGGGCGTCAAGATGGGGCACCTCGAATTGTACG TGAAGAAGGCAAAAGAAATAAGAG TGCTGGGCATGTCCGACGCCTCCTGGTTCACGCTCGTCACCGTACTGGCAAACTTCTGCGCGTACCTGGCCGTCGTGTCCGCCAACTGGAACCAGCACTACAAGAGACTCGAGATACAGGATTACCTGGCCACGAAGAGGGCTGAGAGGCAGCAGGTCTCGTGA